One genomic segment of Gammaproteobacteria bacterium includes these proteins:
- a CDS encoding extracellular solute-binding protein: protein MITRVGLLSLTLAVTTASAECNPDYRGITLDVGTRSRPFIANAIAMAAQGWEKQTCGKINLREFPVDQLYPTYFNALVTGEGKFDVITFGPFWTPDFAPYLADMPAAMRETPSWQDILPVYRERLMMWKGRYVSQTIDGDQHVLYYRLDLFNNPKEQQRFKEQYGYELAPPATWAQYYQIAEFFNRPSTSLWGTAEAYRRGGEQFWYFFTHAAAYTHHPDHPGAMFFDPDTMDAQINNPGWVKALEDYINGLNVAPPGALGFTSEDIHNIFAGGSVAMNFDWGDTGVNAADPKTSLIPGKVGTALLPGSKQVWNDQTRQWDSFPNISRAPFLAFGGWQAAVPANSNQIEAAWNFIAWLSSPEVSGEAVVTPQAGINPYRQSHFDNRERWLQLFTPEEARLYLDAQLESLKSPNVALDLRIPGHFAYTQALEVQLTRALNFEISPQDALNNVAKAWNALTDRFGRDAQRAAYRASMGLDREVN from the coding sequence ATGATCACGCGGGTTGGGCTGCTCAGCCTGACCCTGGCTGTAACCACCGCGTCAGCCGAATGTAATCCGGACTATCGCGGCATCACTTTGGATGTGGGCACTCGTTCCCGTCCGTTCATCGCCAATGCCATTGCGATGGCTGCCCAAGGCTGGGAGAAACAGACCTGCGGCAAAATCAATCTCCGGGAATTTCCGGTCGATCAACTCTACCCCACTTATTTCAACGCCCTGGTGACCGGCGAAGGCAAGTTTGATGTCATCACCTTCGGCCCGTTCTGGACGCCGGATTTTGCCCCTTATCTTGCCGATATGCCGGCGGCCATGCGTGAAACCCCGTCCTGGCAGGACATCCTGCCGGTCTACCGCGAGCGGCTGATGATGTGGAAGGGTCGCTATGTATCGCAAACCATCGATGGCGACCAACACGTTTTATATTACCGGCTGGACCTGTTTAACAACCCGAAAGAACAACAGCGTTTCAAGGAGCAATACGGTTATGAGTTAGCACCACCGGCAACCTGGGCGCAGTACTACCAAATCGCCGAGTTTTTCAACCGACCCTCCACCAGCTTATGGGGAACCGCCGAGGCGTATCGACGCGGCGGCGAGCAGTTCTGGTATTTCTTTACCCACGCCGCTGCCTACACCCACCATCCCGATCATCCGGGCGCTATGTTCTTCGATCCCGACACCATGGATGCTCAGATCAACAACCCAGGTTGGGTGAAGGCGCTGGAAGATTACATCAACGGTCTCAATGTCGCGCCGCCGGGTGCGCTGGGCTTCACGTCAGAGGATATTCACAACATCTTCGCCGGCGGTTCGGTGGCGATGAACTTCGACTGGGGCGATACCGGCGTCAACGCCGCCGATCCCAAGACCAGCCTGATTCCCGGCAAGGTCGGCACCGCGCTGTTGCCCGGCTCCAAGCAGGTCTGGAACGACCAGACTCGACAATGGGATTCCTTTCCGAACATCAGCCGTGCGCCATTCCTGGCTTTTGGCGGCTGGCAGGCTGCCGTACCCGCCAACAGTAACCAGATTGAAGCCGCCTGGAACTTTATCGCCTGGCTGTCCAGCCCGGAAGTCAGCGGCGAGGCGGTGGTCACTCCGCAAGCCGGCATCAACCCCTACCGTCAGAGCCATTTCGACAACCGGGAGCGGTGGCTCCAGTTGTTCACGCCCGAAGAAGCCCGATTGTATCTGGATGCACAACTGGAAAGCCTGAAGTCGCCCAATGTTGCGCTGGATCTGCGCATCCCCGGCCACTTTGCCTACACCCAGGCCCTGGAAGTGCAACTGACGCGGGCGCTGAACTTTGAAATCTCGCCCCAGGATGCCCTGAACAACGTGGCCAAAGCCTGGAATGCGTTGACTGACCGCTTCGGACGCGACGCGCAGCGCGCCGCCTATCGGGCCTCCATGGGTCTGGACCGCGAGGTGAACTGA
- a CDS encoding porin produces MKTTAISLAVAVALTTPLLAHADTVLYGEAKVSVDYVDNNRDPDSYWDVVNNGSKLGIRGNEDLGGGLSAFYQYDFSVDMTEGGNFAGLNQKFVGLKGNFGAVTLGTQDTPYWKVLNVVDIWNSSKMFDGTVYLGSGIDRRTSDNGALSTLANSIDYQTPIFNGFSAEALLVLDGRINTPQGFSDGVDIWNLNLKYSQGPYFAGLTYIKLNGDSHVDIGNNQTVDLDVSNWGLGLGYKTAVWLVGAIYEQGDFTDVNAQRQYYEDGIPLSTGSDAKSWFLTGQYTFGNSTVRAAYGQTDTGIDGEDKIDNYRLGYQYNFSKRTLLWAEYIGRDADTLLYGDQNVVSIGTKVLF; encoded by the coding sequence ATGAAAACAACTGCAATCTCCCTGGCCGTTGCCGTCGCCTTGACCACCCCGTTGCTTGCCCACGCCGACACCGTTCTTTACGGCGAAGCCAAGGTTTCCGTCGACTATGTCGATAACAATCGTGATCCCGATTCCTATTGGGATGTCGTCAACAACGGTTCCAAACTGGGCATCCGGGGTAACGAGGACTTGGGAGGCGGCTTGAGCGCCTTCTATCAGTACGACTTCAGCGTGGATATGACCGAAGGCGGCAATTTCGCTGGCCTCAATCAGAAGTTCGTCGGCCTTAAAGGCAACTTCGGAGCGGTGACCCTGGGCACCCAGGACACTCCGTACTGGAAAGTGCTTAACGTGGTTGATATCTGGAATAGTTCCAAGATGTTCGATGGCACCGTCTATCTGGGTTCCGGGATCGACCGCAGAACGTCCGACAATGGCGCCTTGAGCACCCTGGCGAATAGCATCGATTACCAGACGCCGATCTTCAATGGCTTCAGCGCCGAAGCCTTATTGGTGCTGGATGGCCGCATCAACACGCCGCAGGGCTTCTCGGATGGCGTCGATATCTGGAATCTCAATCTTAAGTACAGCCAGGGTCCCTACTTCGCCGGCCTGACCTACATCAAGCTCAACGGTGATAGCCACGTGGACATTGGCAACAACCAGACGGTTGATCTCGATGTGAGCAACTGGGGCTTGGGTCTCGGCTACAAGACCGCTGTGTGGTTGGTGGGCGCGATTTACGAGCAGGGTGACTTCACCGACGTCAATGCGCAGCGTCAATACTATGAAGACGGCATCCCACTCTCCACTGGATCGGACGCCAAAAGCTGGTTTCTCACCGGCCAGTATACCTTCGGCAACAGCACGGTCCGGGCGGCCTATGGCCAGACCGATACCGGCATCGATGGCGAAGACAAGATCGATAATTACCGGCTCGGCTACCAGTACAACTTCAGCAAGCGGACTCTGCTCTGGGCCGAGTACATCGGGCGCGATGCCGACACGCTGCTCTACGGCGATCAGAACGTGGTGTCCATCGGCACTAAGGTCTTGTTCTGA
- a CDS encoding acyl-CoA thioesterase has translation MSQTTVISGSPISTEKSGNFPRDRQPTVRLLAMPAHTNPSGNIFGGWIMAQMDIAGGVVALEYAGGPVVTVAVTSMEFHKPVQVGDLVSCFARIQNVGSSSVTVKVQVFAQRAHHGILQSTPVTEAVIVYVAVDDHGVPRKLPERGADFGHYW, from the coding sequence ATGTCACAGACGACCGTTATATCAGGATCGCCGATATCTACTGAAAAATCAGGAAATTTTCCTCGCGATCGACAACCTACGGTTCGCCTGTTGGCAATGCCCGCGCACACCAATCCCAGCGGCAATATTTTTGGTGGTTGGATCATGGCGCAGATGGATATTGCGGGCGGGGTCGTGGCGTTGGAGTATGCGGGAGGCCCGGTCGTGACCGTAGCGGTGACATCGATGGAATTTCATAAGCCCGTGCAGGTGGGCGATCTGGTGAGCTGCTTTGCCCGTATTCAAAACGTTGGTTCGTCCTCGGTGACTGTCAAGGTGCAAGTGTTTGCCCAGCGGGCGCATCACGGCATCTTGCAATCGACCCCGGTGACCGAGGCTGTGATCGTTTATGTCGCGGTCGATGACCACGGCGTCCCTCGGAAGCTCCCCGAACGGGGAGCGGATTTTGGACATTATTGGTAA
- a CDS encoding cupin domain-containing protein: protein MNTHEVEQMAGDYVLGTLADPELAQFEAILSEDPVARQQVAMWERRLTSLAGALPEATPRASVWEAIEAALDAHSPPNTITVRAQEGEWRILAPGVEIKLLLIDQAAGFQSFLLRLAPGCQIPAHDHRSLEECLLLEGDMIIGDRHYAVGDYHAALPGSRHPPLSTHAGGVVFLRSELRPEFQS, encoded by the coding sequence ATGAACACTCATGAAGTAGAACAAATGGCCGGCGATTATGTGTTGGGGACGCTCGCCGATCCGGAGCTGGCCCAGTTTGAAGCTATTCTGTCTGAAGATCCAGTCGCGCGTCAGCAAGTCGCTATGTGGGAACGGCGGCTAACCTCACTGGCGGGCGCTTTGCCAGAAGCAACGCCGCGTGCTTCAGTTTGGGAAGCTATCGAAGCCGCGCTGGACGCGCACAGCCCCCCCAATACGATCACCGTGCGAGCTCAGGAAGGTGAGTGGCGCATCCTGGCGCCAGGTGTGGAGATCAAGTTGTTGCTCATAGACCAGGCAGCAGGTTTTCAATCCTTTCTGCTGAGATTGGCTCCGGGTTGCCAGATTCCCGCTCACGATCACCGTTCCCTGGAAGAATGCCTGCTGCTGGAAGGAGACATGATCATTGGTGATCGCCATTACGCCGTTGGCGACTATCACGCGGCCTTGCCAGGTTCGCGGCACCCTCCTCTTTCCACCCACGCTGGCGGCGTAGTGTTCTTGCGTAGCGAACTGCGTCCGGAGTTTCAAAGTTAA
- a CDS encoding sigma-70 family RNA polymerase sigma factor: MNLDIQPSLSSKPLTTPSLESLLATTAAGDRAAFAELYRLTHRRLYAIALALTRQPEAAEDILQETYLAIWRTAGQYQARRAPALVWLMAIVRHRAIEFLRQRRRRLLETWAEPLTEDALQMADPQALQPTDPIAHAIHECLQRLPPKQARLIGLAFFYGFSHEELAAQRQMPLGTIKSWVRRGLLQLKECLET; the protein is encoded by the coding sequence GTGAATTTGGACATCCAACCGTCTCTTTCCTCCAAACCCTTGACCACCCCATCCCTCGAAAGCTTGCTGGCGACAACCGCCGCCGGCGATCGGGCGGCGTTTGCCGAACTGTACCGGCTTACCCATCGCCGACTGTACGCTATTGCTCTGGCGCTCACTCGCCAGCCGGAAGCGGCAGAGGATATTTTGCAGGAGACCTATCTGGCCATTTGGCGCACGGCGGGCCAGTATCAGGCCAGACGCGCGCCAGCGCTGGTCTGGCTAATGGCGATTGTCCGTCATCGAGCTATCGAGTTTCTGCGTCAACGCCGCCGGCGGTTATTGGAAACCTGGGCTGAGCCGCTGACCGAGGATGCGCTACAGATGGCTGATCCCCAGGCGCTCCAACCGACAGATCCGATCGCCCATGCTATTCACGAGTGCCTACAGCGGCTGCCGCCGAAACAGGCCCGGCTGATTGGCCTCGCGTTCTTTTACGGATTCAGCCACGAGGAACTGGCGGCGCAACGACAAATGCCGCTCGGCACAATCAAGAGTTGGGTGCGACGAGGTTTGTTGCAACTCAAGGAGTGCCTGGAAACATGA
- a CDS encoding HupE/UreJ family protein, with the protein MIEKSNRWWVLSTLLVTLALLLLGAFPAFAHKPSDSYLHLTPHQGGWWARWDIALRDLEYALGLDRDGDGAITWGELQAQEGAVVNYALEHLSLRAGDDACAPRPGAMQVVQHSDGAYAVLDVALDCPAAKVVTLDYRLFFALDPSHRGLLQVNQPTGVTTVVLSPGQSQYVLNAAPISGWRSFISYWEEGVWHIWIGFDHLLFLLALLLPTVLWWENGHWRPAVALRPVVLETAGIVTAFTLAHSLTLSLAVLEIVNLPSRLVESTIAFTVVLAALNNLFPLVKTQRWALAFTLGLIHGFGFASVLQDLGLPSDILALALAGFNLGVETGQLTIVAIVLPFAFLVRRTWLYRRLVLPLGSAIVASVALIWCLERGLNLNLWILGVRS; encoded by the coding sequence ATGATCGAAAAATCAAATCGGTGGTGGGTCCTCTCGACGTTACTGGTCACTCTGGCCTTGTTGCTGCTAGGCGCTTTTCCGGCATTCGCCCATAAGCCTAGCGACAGTTATTTACATCTGACACCGCATCAAGGTGGCTGGTGGGCACGCTGGGATATTGCGTTGCGTGATCTGGAATATGCGCTGGGGTTGGACCGTGATGGTGACGGCGCTATTACCTGGGGCGAATTGCAAGCGCAGGAAGGCGCTGTGGTGAATTATGCCCTGGAACATCTGAGCTTGCGCGCCGGTGATGACGCTTGCGCTCCCCGGCCTGGAGCCATGCAGGTCGTCCAGCACAGTGACGGCGCTTATGCCGTGCTCGATGTGGCCCTGGACTGTCCGGCGGCAAAGGTCGTGACTCTGGATTACCGGCTGTTCTTCGCCCTTGATCCCTCGCACCGGGGGTTGTTACAGGTCAATCAGCCTACCGGCGTGACGACTGTCGTGCTGTCGCCAGGGCAGTCTCAGTATGTCCTGAATGCGGCGCCCATCAGCGGTTGGCGGTCATTCATCAGCTACTGGGAGGAAGGGGTCTGGCATATCTGGATCGGTTTCGACCATCTTCTATTCCTACTGGCGCTGCTGCTGCCCACAGTGCTGTGGTGGGAAAATGGCCACTGGCGACCGGCTGTAGCCCTGCGCCCGGTCGTGCTGGAAACCGCCGGCATCGTGACGGCTTTCACCCTCGCCCACTCGCTGACCCTCAGTCTGGCGGTGTTGGAGATAGTGAATCTGCCTAGCCGGCTGGTGGAATCGACCATTGCCTTTACTGTAGTGTTAGCAGCGCTCAACAATCTATTTCCGCTGGTTAAGACCCAGCGTTGGGCGCTGGCGTTCACGCTGGGGCTGATTCACGGCTTTGGTTTTGCCAGCGTATTGCAGGATTTGGGTCTACCCAGCGATATATTGGCGCTAGCGTTGGCGGGCTTTAATCTGGGTGTGGAAACGGGACAACTGACGATCGTTGCGATCGTGTTACCATTTGCCTTCCTGGTTCGGCGCACCTGGCTATACCGGCGTTTGGTGTTGCCGTTGGGTTCGGCCATCGTCGCTTCGGTGGCCCTGATTTGGTGTTTGGAGCGGGGTTTGAACCTCAATTTATGGATTCTCGGCGTGAGAAGTTAG
- a CDS encoding DUF4331 domain-containing protein, with the protein MLCTLTRTGLSLALTLAVATAGHTANHREAPLTALDPKADITDFYAFVSYDDSGKVTFILDVDPLLEPSNGPNYFPFDPEIVYAIRIDNNHDAVADLSFEFRFTTEIRAPSVFTGFVGAGSGITAPSNSPAPVAPGTPLIPPAITALDGTGSEGLSLRQRYTVTLVQGRQQTTLAEGLIAVPTNVGPRTMPDYAGLTEQGVYHLDNGVRVFAGTVDDPFWIDLGAAFDSLNFRPGAFNTGIPGVLGDDQDEGNRSDTTNFASDDVAGFNVNAIAIEAPITLLTADGHFHTAGEPLATIGAWGATLRPRSKAYRRPGESPKLSPRLTQIQRMGNPLFNELLIGTGDKDKFSMSQPKDDAQFADYALDPLLARVLNAIYAEALPIPDPPRTDLLPLVTYAPPIAASGTPTGPVADLLRLNTGVPPTPAVQRKRLGLLAGDPAGFPNGRRLSDDVTDIAARAVVGVLTGDSRFTGFPHNRIGDGVNVNDVPYRESFPYLGLAHSGRDSRHVDPGELGCESVCPLD; encoded by the coding sequence ATGCTTTGCACCTTAACTCGCACCGGCTTGAGCCTAGCCCTGACCCTGGCGGTTGCCACCGCCGGTCATACTGCCAATCACCGTGAAGCGCCGCTCACGGCGCTCGACCCCAAGGCAGATATCACCGATTTTTACGCCTTTGTCAGCTATGACGATTCCGGCAAGGTTACCTTCATCCTGGATGTTGATCCGCTGCTGGAACCCAGCAACGGTCCCAACTATTTCCCCTTCGATCCGGAAATCGTCTATGCCATCCGTATCGACAACAACCATGATGCGGTGGCTGACCTGAGTTTCGAGTTTCGCTTCACCACCGAAATTCGCGCGCCCAGCGTGTTTACCGGCTTCGTGGGCGCTGGCAGCGGAATTACCGCGCCTTCCAATTCCCCGGCGCCAGTAGCGCCGGGCACTCCTTTGATTCCTCCAGCCATCACTGCGCTGGACGGTACTGGCTCCGAAGGGCTGAGCCTACGTCAGCGCTACACGGTCACCCTGGTACAAGGCCGGCAACAAACCACGCTGGCCGAGGGATTGATCGCCGTACCCACGAATGTAGGGCCGCGCACCATGCCCGACTACGCGGGTTTGACGGAGCAGGGCGTTTACCATTTGGATAATGGCGTTCGTGTGTTTGCGGGTACGGTGGACGACCCCTTCTGGATCGATCTAGGGGCGGCCTTCGATTCGCTGAATTTCCGTCCTGGAGCCTTCAACACGGGCATCCCAGGCGTTCTCGGGGATGATCAGGATGAAGGCAATAGAAGCGACACCACCAATTTCGCGTCTGATGATGTCGCCGGTTTCAACGTCAACGCTATCGCCATCGAGGCGCCGATCACGCTGTTGACTGCTGACGGCCATTTTCACACTGCTGGCGAACCGCTGGCTACTATCGGTGCCTGGGGTGCGACCTTACGGCCGCGAAGCAAAGCGTACCGCCGTCCCGGCGAATCGCCCAAGCTATCGCCGCGCCTAACCCAGATTCAGCGCATGGGCAACCCACTGTTCAATGAATTGCTCATTGGCACCGGCGACAAGGACAAGTTTAGTATGAGCCAGCCCAAAGATGACGCCCAGTTCGCCGATTATGCTCTGGACCCTCTACTGGCGCGGGTGTTGAATGCGATCTATGCTGAAGCCCTGCCGATTCCAGACCCGCCGCGCACCGATCTGTTGCCGCTGGTGACCTATGCGCCGCCCATCGCTGCTTCAGGAACCCCAACCGGCCCGGTCGCTGATTTATTGCGCTTGAATACGGGAGTGCCGCCGACACCGGCTGTGCAGCGCAAACGCCTGGGTCTATTGGCCGGCGATCCTGCTGGTTTTCCCAATGGTCGCCGACTGTCGGATGACGTGACCGATATCGCGGCGCGGGCCGTGGTCGGTGTATTGACCGGTGATTCGAGATTCACCGGTTTCCCACATAACCGGATTGGCGATGGGGTCAACGTCAACGATGTACCTTACCGCGAGAGTTTTCCCTATCTCGGACTAGCACACTCTGGCCGCGACAGTCGCCATGTCGATCCAGGCGAGTTGGGCTGCGAGAGCGTCTGTCCTTTGGACTGA